One segment of Syngnathus scovelli strain Florida chromosome 6, RoL_Ssco_1.2, whole genome shotgun sequence DNA contains the following:
- the mtss1la gene encoding MTSS I-BAR domain containing 2a isoform X2, whose translation MESAEKECGALGGLFQAIVNDMKSSYPVWEDFSAKATKLHSQLRTTILAAVAFLDAFQKVADMATNSRGATRDIGSALTRMCMRHRSIEAKLRHFTNSLMEGLVTPLQDRIEEWKKTANQLDKDHAKEYKRSRQEIKRKSLDTIKLQKKARKGRGNLRPQLDSAMQDVSDLYLLMEETEKQAVRRALLEERGRYCAFINLLQPVVNVEIAMLGETTHLQAIVDDLTLLTEDPHKLPAASEQVIRDLKGSDFTWSYQTPPSSPSSVSSRKSSMCSLLQMPSAGAHRLSSVSSHDSGFVSQDANTHSKPPSPMPSDITSQKSTSSASSEASETCQSISECNSPTAEWAKSNQCEPSLVSTLQRRRESLDKIRDKEAPPSPKGYSGIRGEDAHRARIGPGMITAKHGEPLSPAATTLAMVLTRGLSMEQQKSSRDSLQYSSGYSTQTNTPSCSEDTIPSQGSDYECYSLNGDADTEAQTEFDKSSTIPRHSNIAQSYRRMIQTKRPASTAGLPAGKSLQGASNGAGVGSGTATIRRTPSSKTGVRRTPSTSGPIPIRPPIVPVKTPTVPDSMGYAIPSQHGASREELLYADDPYASEYMRFSPQQRSLSDKVWACESADRTSYTQQAQGMAAHNAEEDSTLAANRHSLVEKIGELAASAHALGEGQFPFPSSSLADSNQCELQEPSSEAQEGVDMLVTIRRGVKLRKTVTDDRSAPKILR comes from the exons GTGCCACCAGGGATATCGGCTCTGCTTTGACCAGGATGTGCATGCGACACCGCAGCATTGAGGCCAAATTACGCCACTTTACTAA TTCTCTAATGGAAGGCCTGGTCACGCCACTTCAGGACAGAATAGAAGAATGGAAGAAGACTGCCAATCAGCTGGACAAGGACCATGCCAAAG AATACAAGCGGTCTCGCCAAGAAATCAAACGAAAGTCATTAGATACCATCAAACTTCAGAAAAAGGCAAGAAAAG GGCGAGGAAATCTGCGCCCACAGCTCGACAGCGCCATGCAGGATGTCAGTGACCTCTACTTGCTCATGGAAGAGACGGAGAAGCAGGCTGTGCGCAGAGCACTTTTGGAAGAGAGAGGGCGCTATTGTGCCTTCATTAACTTGCTGCAGCCTGTCGTG AATGTTGAGATTGCCATGTTGGGTGAGACGACACACTTACAAGCCATCGTTGATGACCTTACACTGCTAACTGAAGACCCACACAAACTTCCTGCAGCCAGTGAGCAG GTGATCCGGGACCTCAAAGGTTCTGACTTTACCTGGTCCTATCAAACACCTCCCTCCTCCCCCAGCAGTGTCAGCTCCAGGAAGAGCAGCATGTGCAG TCTCCTCCAGATGCCCTCAGCAGGGGCCCATCGACTCAGCAGCGTCTCCTCTCATGACTCAGGATTTGTCTCCCAGGATGCCAACACCCACTCGAAGCCTCCTTCTCCCATGCCCTCTGACATCACCAGCCAG AAATCAACAAGCTCGGCCTCCTCTGAGGCTTCAGAAACCTGCCAGTCTATCAGCGAGTGCAACTCCCCCACTGCG GAATGGGCCAAATCAAACCAGTGTGAGCCGTCATTGGTCAGCACTTTGCAGAGAAGGAGAGAGTCTCTTGATAAAATAAGAGACAAGGAAGCTCCGCCCAGTCCAAAGGGGTATTCTGGGATCCGAGGAGAGGATGCACACCGAGCAAGAATTGGCCCAGGAATGATAACAGCTAAG CATGGGGAGCCTTTGTCACCAGCAGCTACTACTCTGGCAATGGTACTGACCAGAGGCCTAAGCATGGAGCAGCAGAAAAGCAGCAGAGACTCACTGCAATATTCCAGTGGCTACAGCACACAGACCAACACCCCCTCGTGCTCTGAGGACACAATCCCCTCACAAG GTTCCGATTATGAGTGCTACTCTCTTAATGGGGATGCTGACACTGAGGCACAAACAGAGTTTGACAAGTCTTCCACCATCCCGCGCCACAGTAACATCGCCCAAAGCTACCGCCGCATGATTCAAACCAAAAGGCCCGCCAGCACAGCAGGCCTTCCCGCAGGAAAGAGCCTGCAGGGTGCTTCCAACGGTGCCGGGGTCGGCTCTGGAACAGCGACTATTCGGCGGACACCATCCTCCAAGACTGGGGTGAGACGCACACCTTCCACATCTGGCCCCATTCCAATACGACCTCCCATTGTGCCAGTGAAAACCCCCACTGTGCCTGACTCGATGGGGTACGCCATCCCATCCCAGCATGGCGCAAGTCGTGAGGAGCTACTCTACGCAGATGATCCATATGCTAGTGAATACATGAGGTTTTCTCCTCAGCAAAGGAGCCTCTCTGATAAAGTGTGGGCTTGTGAAAGTGCAGACAGGACTTCTTACACCCAACAAGCCCAAGGCATGGCCGCCCATAATGCTGAGGAGGACTCAACGCTGGCCGCCAATCGCCATAGTCTGGTGGAGAAGATAGGAGAGCTGGCGGCCAGCGCTCATGCTCTCGGCGAGGGTCAGTTCCCCTTTCCCAGCTCGTCATTAGCGGATTCAAATCAGTGTGAACTCCAGGAACCATCCTCTGAGGCTCAAGAAGGCGTGGACATGTTGGTTACTATACGTCGGGGTGTTAAGCTGCGCAAGACAGTCACTGATGATAGGTCAGCCCCAAAGATCCTGCGGTAG
- the mtss1la gene encoding MTSS I-BAR domain containing 2a isoform X4, translated as MYPDLLLTFLVFLSPSALPPIQPSLIFFLDISPPTLELLGRGNLRPQLDSAMQDVSDLYLLMEETEKQAVRRALLEERGRYCAFINLLQPVVNVEIAMLGETTHLQAIVDDLTLLTEDPHKLPAASEQVIRDLKGSDFTWSYQTPPSSPSSVSSRKSSMCSLLQMPSAGAHRLSSVSSHDSGFVSQDANTHSKPPSPMPSDITSQKSTSSASSEASETCQSISECNSPTAFGSCSSFGTFRPAFSHTGTIRPLSVILPASPTSNHFPGSNSHSPTSKIPSWKEWAKSNQCEPSLVSTLQRRRESLDKIRDKEAPPSPKGYSGIRGEDAHRARIGPGMITAKHGEPLSPAATTLAMVLTRGLSMEQQKSSRDSLQYSSGYSTQTNTPSCSEDTIPSQGSDYECYSLNGDADTEAQTEFDKSSTIPRHSNIAQSYRRMIQTKRPASTAGLPAGKSLQGASNGAGVGSGTATIRRTPSSKTGVRRTPSTSGPIPIRPPIVPVKTPTVPDSMGYAIPSQHGASREELLYADDPYASEYMRFSPQQRSLSDKVWACESADRTSYTQQAQGMAAHNAEEDSTLAANRHSLVEKIGELAASAHALGEGQFPFPSSSLADSNQCELQEPSSEAQEGVDMLVTIRRGVKLRKTVTDDRSAPKILR; from the exons ATGTATCCTGATTTACTACTAACATTCcttgtttttctctctccctctgcctTACCCCCAATCCAAccctctttgattttttttctggataTATCCCCCCCGACTTTAGAACTTCTCG GGCGAGGAAATCTGCGCCCACAGCTCGACAGCGCCATGCAGGATGTCAGTGACCTCTACTTGCTCATGGAAGAGACGGAGAAGCAGGCTGTGCGCAGAGCACTTTTGGAAGAGAGAGGGCGCTATTGTGCCTTCATTAACTTGCTGCAGCCTGTCGTG AATGTTGAGATTGCCATGTTGGGTGAGACGACACACTTACAAGCCATCGTTGATGACCTTACACTGCTAACTGAAGACCCACACAAACTTCCTGCAGCCAGTGAGCAG GTGATCCGGGACCTCAAAGGTTCTGACTTTACCTGGTCCTATCAAACACCTCCCTCCTCCCCCAGCAGTGTCAGCTCCAGGAAGAGCAGCATGTGCAG TCTCCTCCAGATGCCCTCAGCAGGGGCCCATCGACTCAGCAGCGTCTCCTCTCATGACTCAGGATTTGTCTCCCAGGATGCCAACACCCACTCGAAGCCTCCTTCTCCCATGCCCTCTGACATCACCAGCCAG AAATCAACAAGCTCGGCCTCCTCTGAGGCTTCAGAAACCTGCCAGTCTATCAGCGAGTGCAACTCCCCCACTGCG TTTGGCTCATGCTCATCCTTCGGCACCTTCCGCCCTGCTTTCTCTCACACTGGCACCATCAGGCCTCTGTCTGTCATACTTCCTGCGTCCCCCACATCTAACCACTTCCCCGGATCCAACTCCCATTCACCCACATCAAAGATTCCTAGCTGGAag GAATGGGCCAAATCAAACCAGTGTGAGCCGTCATTGGTCAGCACTTTGCAGAGAAGGAGAGAGTCTCTTGATAAAATAAGAGACAAGGAAGCTCCGCCCAGTCCAAAGGGGTATTCTGGGATCCGAGGAGAGGATGCACACCGAGCAAGAATTGGCCCAGGAATGATAACAGCTAAG CATGGGGAGCCTTTGTCACCAGCAGCTACTACTCTGGCAATGGTACTGACCAGAGGCCTAAGCATGGAGCAGCAGAAAAGCAGCAGAGACTCACTGCAATATTCCAGTGGCTACAGCACACAGACCAACACCCCCTCGTGCTCTGAGGACACAATCCCCTCACAAG GTTCCGATTATGAGTGCTACTCTCTTAATGGGGATGCTGACACTGAGGCACAAACAGAGTTTGACAAGTCTTCCACCATCCCGCGCCACAGTAACATCGCCCAAAGCTACCGCCGCATGATTCAAACCAAAAGGCCCGCCAGCACAGCAGGCCTTCCCGCAGGAAAGAGCCTGCAGGGTGCTTCCAACGGTGCCGGGGTCGGCTCTGGAACAGCGACTATTCGGCGGACACCATCCTCCAAGACTGGGGTGAGACGCACACCTTCCACATCTGGCCCCATTCCAATACGACCTCCCATTGTGCCAGTGAAAACCCCCACTGTGCCTGACTCGATGGGGTACGCCATCCCATCCCAGCATGGCGCAAGTCGTGAGGAGCTACTCTACGCAGATGATCCATATGCTAGTGAATACATGAGGTTTTCTCCTCAGCAAAGGAGCCTCTCTGATAAAGTGTGGGCTTGTGAAAGTGCAGACAGGACTTCTTACACCCAACAAGCCCAAGGCATGGCCGCCCATAATGCTGAGGAGGACTCAACGCTGGCCGCCAATCGCCATAGTCTGGTGGAGAAGATAGGAGAGCTGGCGGCCAGCGCTCATGCTCTCGGCGAGGGTCAGTTCCCCTTTCCCAGCTCGTCATTAGCGGATTCAAATCAGTGTGAACTCCAGGAACCATCCTCTGAGGCTCAAGAAGGCGTGGACATGTTGGTTACTATACGTCGGGGTGTTAAGCTGCGCAAGACAGTCACTGATGATAGGTCAGCCCCAAAGATCCTGCGGTAG
- the mtss1la gene encoding MTSS I-BAR domain containing 2a isoform X1: MESAEKECGALGGLFQAIVNDMKSSYPVWEDFSAKATKLHSQLRTTILAAVAFLDAFQKVADMATNSRGATRDIGSALTRMCMRHRSIEAKLRHFTNSLMEGLVTPLQDRIEEWKKTANQLDKDHAKEYKRSRQEIKRKSLDTIKLQKKARKGRGNLRPQLDSAMQDVSDLYLLMEETEKQAVRRALLEERGRYCAFINLLQPVVNVEIAMLGETTHLQAIVDDLTLLTEDPHKLPAASEQVIRDLKGSDFTWSYQTPPSSPSSVSSRKSSMCSLLQMPSAGAHRLSSVSSHDSGFVSQDANTHSKPPSPMPSDITSQKSTSSASSEASETCQSISECNSPTAFGSCSSFGTFRPAFSHTGTIRPLSVILPASPTSNHFPGSNSHSPTSKIPSWKEWAKSNQCEPSLVSTLQRRRESLDKIRDKEAPPSPKGYSGIRGEDAHRARIGPGMITAKHGEPLSPAATTLAMVLTRGLSMEQQKSSRDSLQYSSGYSTQTNTPSCSEDTIPSQGSDYECYSLNGDADTEAQTEFDKSSTIPRHSNIAQSYRRMIQTKRPASTAGLPAGKSLQGASNGAGVGSGTATIRRTPSSKTGVRRTPSTSGPIPIRPPIVPVKTPTVPDSMGYAIPSQHGASREELLYADDPYASEYMRFSPQQRSLSDKVWACESADRTSYTQQAQGMAAHNAEEDSTLAANRHSLVEKIGELAASAHALGEGQFPFPSSSLADSNQCELQEPSSEAQEGVDMLVTIRRGVKLRKTVTDDRSAPKILR, from the exons GTGCCACCAGGGATATCGGCTCTGCTTTGACCAGGATGTGCATGCGACACCGCAGCATTGAGGCCAAATTACGCCACTTTACTAA TTCTCTAATGGAAGGCCTGGTCACGCCACTTCAGGACAGAATAGAAGAATGGAAGAAGACTGCCAATCAGCTGGACAAGGACCATGCCAAAG AATACAAGCGGTCTCGCCAAGAAATCAAACGAAAGTCATTAGATACCATCAAACTTCAGAAAAAGGCAAGAAAAG GGCGAGGAAATCTGCGCCCACAGCTCGACAGCGCCATGCAGGATGTCAGTGACCTCTACTTGCTCATGGAAGAGACGGAGAAGCAGGCTGTGCGCAGAGCACTTTTGGAAGAGAGAGGGCGCTATTGTGCCTTCATTAACTTGCTGCAGCCTGTCGTG AATGTTGAGATTGCCATGTTGGGTGAGACGACACACTTACAAGCCATCGTTGATGACCTTACACTGCTAACTGAAGACCCACACAAACTTCCTGCAGCCAGTGAGCAG GTGATCCGGGACCTCAAAGGTTCTGACTTTACCTGGTCCTATCAAACACCTCCCTCCTCCCCCAGCAGTGTCAGCTCCAGGAAGAGCAGCATGTGCAG TCTCCTCCAGATGCCCTCAGCAGGGGCCCATCGACTCAGCAGCGTCTCCTCTCATGACTCAGGATTTGTCTCCCAGGATGCCAACACCCACTCGAAGCCTCCTTCTCCCATGCCCTCTGACATCACCAGCCAG AAATCAACAAGCTCGGCCTCCTCTGAGGCTTCAGAAACCTGCCAGTCTATCAGCGAGTGCAACTCCCCCACTGCG TTTGGCTCATGCTCATCCTTCGGCACCTTCCGCCCTGCTTTCTCTCACACTGGCACCATCAGGCCTCTGTCTGTCATACTTCCTGCGTCCCCCACATCTAACCACTTCCCCGGATCCAACTCCCATTCACCCACATCAAAGATTCCTAGCTGGAag GAATGGGCCAAATCAAACCAGTGTGAGCCGTCATTGGTCAGCACTTTGCAGAGAAGGAGAGAGTCTCTTGATAAAATAAGAGACAAGGAAGCTCCGCCCAGTCCAAAGGGGTATTCTGGGATCCGAGGAGAGGATGCACACCGAGCAAGAATTGGCCCAGGAATGATAACAGCTAAG CATGGGGAGCCTTTGTCACCAGCAGCTACTACTCTGGCAATGGTACTGACCAGAGGCCTAAGCATGGAGCAGCAGAAAAGCAGCAGAGACTCACTGCAATATTCCAGTGGCTACAGCACACAGACCAACACCCCCTCGTGCTCTGAGGACACAATCCCCTCACAAG GTTCCGATTATGAGTGCTACTCTCTTAATGGGGATGCTGACACTGAGGCACAAACAGAGTTTGACAAGTCTTCCACCATCCCGCGCCACAGTAACATCGCCCAAAGCTACCGCCGCATGATTCAAACCAAAAGGCCCGCCAGCACAGCAGGCCTTCCCGCAGGAAAGAGCCTGCAGGGTGCTTCCAACGGTGCCGGGGTCGGCTCTGGAACAGCGACTATTCGGCGGACACCATCCTCCAAGACTGGGGTGAGACGCACACCTTCCACATCTGGCCCCATTCCAATACGACCTCCCATTGTGCCAGTGAAAACCCCCACTGTGCCTGACTCGATGGGGTACGCCATCCCATCCCAGCATGGCGCAAGTCGTGAGGAGCTACTCTACGCAGATGATCCATATGCTAGTGAATACATGAGGTTTTCTCCTCAGCAAAGGAGCCTCTCTGATAAAGTGTGGGCTTGTGAAAGTGCAGACAGGACTTCTTACACCCAACAAGCCCAAGGCATGGCCGCCCATAATGCTGAGGAGGACTCAACGCTGGCCGCCAATCGCCATAGTCTGGTGGAGAAGATAGGAGAGCTGGCGGCCAGCGCTCATGCTCTCGGCGAGGGTCAGTTCCCCTTTCCCAGCTCGTCATTAGCGGATTCAAATCAGTGTGAACTCCAGGAACCATCCTCTGAGGCTCAAGAAGGCGTGGACATGTTGGTTACTATACGTCGGGGTGTTAAGCTGCGCAAGACAGTCACTGATGATAGGTCAGCCCCAAAGATCCTGCGGTAG
- the mtss1la gene encoding MTSS I-BAR domain containing 2a isoform X3, with amino-acid sequence MESAEKECGALGGLFQAIVNDMKSSYPVWEDFSAKATKLHSQLRTTILAAVAFLDAFQKVADMATNSRGATRDIGSALTRMCMRHRSIEAKLRHFTNSLMEGLVTPLQDRIEEWKKTANQLDKDHAKEYKRSRQEIKRKSLDTIKLQKKARKGRGNLRPQLDSAMQDVSDLYLLMEETEKQAVRRALLEERGRYCAFINLLQPVVNVEIAMLGETTHLQAIVDDLTLLTEDPHKLPAASEQVIRDLKGSDFTWSYQTPPSSPSSVSSRKSSMCSLLQMPSAGAHRLSSVSSHDSGFVSQDANTHSKPPSPMPSDITSQEWAKSNQCEPSLVSTLQRRRESLDKIRDKEAPPSPKGYSGIRGEDAHRARIGPGMITAKHGEPLSPAATTLAMVLTRGLSMEQQKSSRDSLQYSSGYSTQTNTPSCSEDTIPSQGSDYECYSLNGDADTEAQTEFDKSSTIPRHSNIAQSYRRMIQTKRPASTAGLPAGKSLQGASNGAGVGSGTATIRRTPSSKTGVRRTPSTSGPIPIRPPIVPVKTPTVPDSMGYAIPSQHGASREELLYADDPYASEYMRFSPQQRSLSDKVWACESADRTSYTQQAQGMAAHNAEEDSTLAANRHSLVEKIGELAASAHALGEGQFPFPSSSLADSNQCELQEPSSEAQEGVDMLVTIRRGVKLRKTVTDDRSAPKILR; translated from the exons GTGCCACCAGGGATATCGGCTCTGCTTTGACCAGGATGTGCATGCGACACCGCAGCATTGAGGCCAAATTACGCCACTTTACTAA TTCTCTAATGGAAGGCCTGGTCACGCCACTTCAGGACAGAATAGAAGAATGGAAGAAGACTGCCAATCAGCTGGACAAGGACCATGCCAAAG AATACAAGCGGTCTCGCCAAGAAATCAAACGAAAGTCATTAGATACCATCAAACTTCAGAAAAAGGCAAGAAAAG GGCGAGGAAATCTGCGCCCACAGCTCGACAGCGCCATGCAGGATGTCAGTGACCTCTACTTGCTCATGGAAGAGACGGAGAAGCAGGCTGTGCGCAGAGCACTTTTGGAAGAGAGAGGGCGCTATTGTGCCTTCATTAACTTGCTGCAGCCTGTCGTG AATGTTGAGATTGCCATGTTGGGTGAGACGACACACTTACAAGCCATCGTTGATGACCTTACACTGCTAACTGAAGACCCACACAAACTTCCTGCAGCCAGTGAGCAG GTGATCCGGGACCTCAAAGGTTCTGACTTTACCTGGTCCTATCAAACACCTCCCTCCTCCCCCAGCAGTGTCAGCTCCAGGAAGAGCAGCATGTGCAG TCTCCTCCAGATGCCCTCAGCAGGGGCCCATCGACTCAGCAGCGTCTCCTCTCATGACTCAGGATTTGTCTCCCAGGATGCCAACACCCACTCGAAGCCTCCTTCTCCCATGCCCTCTGACATCACCAGCCAG GAATGGGCCAAATCAAACCAGTGTGAGCCGTCATTGGTCAGCACTTTGCAGAGAAGGAGAGAGTCTCTTGATAAAATAAGAGACAAGGAAGCTCCGCCCAGTCCAAAGGGGTATTCTGGGATCCGAGGAGAGGATGCACACCGAGCAAGAATTGGCCCAGGAATGATAACAGCTAAG CATGGGGAGCCTTTGTCACCAGCAGCTACTACTCTGGCAATGGTACTGACCAGAGGCCTAAGCATGGAGCAGCAGAAAAGCAGCAGAGACTCACTGCAATATTCCAGTGGCTACAGCACACAGACCAACACCCCCTCGTGCTCTGAGGACACAATCCCCTCACAAG GTTCCGATTATGAGTGCTACTCTCTTAATGGGGATGCTGACACTGAGGCACAAACAGAGTTTGACAAGTCTTCCACCATCCCGCGCCACAGTAACATCGCCCAAAGCTACCGCCGCATGATTCAAACCAAAAGGCCCGCCAGCACAGCAGGCCTTCCCGCAGGAAAGAGCCTGCAGGGTGCTTCCAACGGTGCCGGGGTCGGCTCTGGAACAGCGACTATTCGGCGGACACCATCCTCCAAGACTGGGGTGAGACGCACACCTTCCACATCTGGCCCCATTCCAATACGACCTCCCATTGTGCCAGTGAAAACCCCCACTGTGCCTGACTCGATGGGGTACGCCATCCCATCCCAGCATGGCGCAAGTCGTGAGGAGCTACTCTACGCAGATGATCCATATGCTAGTGAATACATGAGGTTTTCTCCTCAGCAAAGGAGCCTCTCTGATAAAGTGTGGGCTTGTGAAAGTGCAGACAGGACTTCTTACACCCAACAAGCCCAAGGCATGGCCGCCCATAATGCTGAGGAGGACTCAACGCTGGCCGCCAATCGCCATAGTCTGGTGGAGAAGATAGGAGAGCTGGCGGCCAGCGCTCATGCTCTCGGCGAGGGTCAGTTCCCCTTTCCCAGCTCGTCATTAGCGGATTCAAATCAGTGTGAACTCCAGGAACCATCCTCTGAGGCTCAAGAAGGCGTGGACATGTTGGTTACTATACGTCGGGGTGTTAAGCTGCGCAAGACAGTCACTGATGATAGGTCAGCCCCAAAGATCCTGCGGTAG